One genomic window of Nitrospirota bacterium includes the following:
- the rimO gene encoding 30S ribosomal protein S12 methylthiotransferase RimO produces the protein MIDRLFNRPVDSPPMPSRLIIPSRSNSRKTTIGFVNLGCSKNQVDSEVMLGTLVADGFALTDNPKKAEVVIINTCGFIEEAKQESIDTIIAHGKLKETGSCRVLIAAGCLAQRYQGDLLKQLPELDGVVGTGEFGRIAEICRDLLAPKKRQQRLWISEPPYLYDADAPRLRLGKAHSAYVKIAEGCNRNCAFCAIPLMRGKQRSRPVESIVAEATRLAAEGVKEINLISQDTVNYGVDIGLRQGLVTLLRELVKVKDLRWIRPFYLYPQQVSDELLDLYAGEEQIAKYIDMPLQHINDRMLKRMHRLGDRAAIDSLVDRIRTRIPGVTFRTAFIVGFPGETEQAFEELKGYVEETEFDRVAVFLYSDEEDTPAVRFDDKVERSVMDERRNELLAVQEGIAVARGQARIGSVMEVLVEGASEQTELLLEGRHEGLAPEIDGVVYINDGSATAGELVKVEITDAALYDLVGRIVT, from the coding sequence TTGATTGACAGGCTTTTCAATCGTCCCGTAGACTCTCCCCCTATGCCCTCGCGATTGATCATTCCTTCACGTTCAAACAGCAGGAAAACCACCATCGGTTTCGTGAATCTCGGTTGCTCGAAAAACCAGGTCGATTCCGAGGTCATGTTGGGCACGCTGGTGGCGGACGGGTTTGCCCTAACCGATAACCCGAAGAAAGCCGAAGTGGTTATCATCAATACCTGTGGTTTCATCGAAGAGGCCAAGCAGGAGTCAATTGATACGATCATTGCGCACGGCAAACTCAAAGAGACAGGATCCTGTCGTGTTTTGATTGCCGCCGGCTGTCTGGCCCAACGATATCAAGGAGATCTCCTCAAACAACTGCCGGAACTCGATGGGGTGGTTGGAACCGGCGAGTTCGGTAGGATTGCGGAGATTTGTCGGGATCTGTTGGCGCCCAAGAAACGGCAGCAACGGCTCTGGATCAGCGAGCCTCCTTACCTCTATGACGCAGACGCGCCACGCCTCCGTCTCGGAAAGGCCCATAGCGCCTACGTGAAGATCGCCGAGGGCTGTAACAGAAACTGTGCCTTCTGTGCGATTCCCCTGATGCGGGGCAAGCAGCGGAGCCGCCCGGTGGAATCGATCGTGGCAGAAGCCACCCGCCTAGCAGCCGAAGGAGTGAAGGAAATCAATCTCATTTCGCAGGACACGGTGAATTACGGCGTTGACATCGGTTTGCGCCAAGGGCTCGTTACGCTGCTCCGCGAGTTGGTGAAGGTGAAAGATTTGCGCTGGATCAGGCCTTTTTATCTCTATCCGCAGCAAGTATCCGACGAACTGTTGGATCTCTATGCAGGGGAAGAACAGATTGCCAAGTACATCGACATGCCGCTGCAACATATTAACGATCGGATGCTCAAGCGGATGCACCGACTAGGTGATCGCGCTGCCATCGATTCCCTCGTCGATCGGATCCGGACGCGCATTCCCGGTGTCACGTTTCGCACGGCCTTCATCGTCGGATTTCCGGGAGAGACGGAACAGGCGTTCGAGGAACTCAAAGGATATGTGGAAGAGACTGAGTTCGATCGAGTGGCGGTATTTTTGTATTCAGACGAAGAAGACACGCCCGCAGTCAGGTTTGATGACAAGGTCGAACGATCGGTCATGGATGAGCGAAGGAATGAACTGCTGGCTGTGCAGGAAGGGATCGCAGTGGCGCGAGGCCAGGCTCGTATCGGCTCGGTCATGGAGGTATTGGTCGAGGGGGCGTCAGAGCAAACAGAGCTACTGCTCGAAGGACGTCATGAAGGGTTGGCTCCGGAAATCGATGGTGTCGTGTATATCAACGATGGATCTGCCACTGCAGGGGAACTCGTCAAGGTCGAAATTACCGATGCGGCTCTCTATGACCTGGTCGGCCGCATCGTCACCTAA
- a CDS encoding M24 family metallopeptidase, whose translation MFSIMLTAMQQRVSEIQQALCDAEVDGWLFYDFRGSDPLAYRILQLDPALHVTRRWYYWIPAQGIPVKLLHRIEPHVLDTLPGQTDYYVSWEQQQQILAHLLAGGLRVAMQYSPLNAVPYVSRVDAGTIELIRSYDVEVVSAADLIQTFEARWTDRQLESHQFAATALRRIVDQTFGHVHDTIMQGRRLTEYGVQQFILTRIRDAGMVTSSAPIAAVNAHSADPHYGPSETGSSDVVRDALLLIDLWAKRAEPGSVYADITWTCYVGSTVPVRHREIFDLVRQGRDAALTYVQREIAAGHRPFGWEADDACRQVIQRGGYGDQFVHRTGHSIGEEVHGNGANIDSLETRDSRRLMPRTCFSIEPGIYLPGEFGIRSELDVYLTEREALVFGLPLQNEIVPLF comes from the coding sequence ATGTTTTCTATTATGCTCACAGCCATGCAACAGCGTGTCAGCGAGATTCAGCAGGCCCTCTGTGATGCCGAGGTCGACGGCTGGCTCTTCTATGATTTCCGCGGGAGCGATCCCCTCGCCTATCGCATACTTCAACTCGATCCTGCCCTCCATGTGACGAGACGATGGTACTACTGGATCCCGGCCCAGGGGATTCCCGTTAAGTTGCTGCATCGCATCGAGCCGCATGTGCTGGATACCTTGCCGGGACAAACGGATTACTATGTATCATGGGAACAGCAACAGCAGATCCTTGCACACCTGCTCGCCGGCGGCCTCCGCGTGGCCATGCAATATTCCCCACTCAATGCCGTTCCCTACGTGTCGCGTGTGGATGCCGGCACGATCGAGCTGATCAGAAGTTACGACGTCGAGGTGGTCAGCGCGGCTGACTTGATTCAGACGTTTGAAGCGCGCTGGACAGACCGTCAACTCGAATCGCATCAATTTGCCGCCACAGCACTGCGGCGCATTGTTGACCAGACGTTTGGTCATGTGCATGACACGATAATGCAAGGCCGCAGGCTTACTGAGTATGGGGTACAGCAGTTTATTTTGACTCGTATACGCGACGCCGGGATGGTCACGTCGAGTGCACCAATCGCCGCCGTGAATGCCCATAGCGCCGACCCCCATTATGGTCCATCAGAGACCGGATCATCCGATGTCGTCCGCGACGCGTTGCTCTTGATCGATCTCTGGGCCAAACGAGCGGAGCCCGGTTCCGTCTATGCCGATATTACCTGGACCTGCTATGTCGGATCGACGGTTCCGGTACGACACCGTGAGATCTTCGATCTCGTCCGCCAGGGGCGAGATGCGGCCTTGACATACGTCCAGAGAGAGATAGCAGCCGGCCATCGCCCATTCGGTTGGGAAGCCGACGATGCTTGCAGGCAGGTCATCCAACGTGGTGGCTATGGTGATCAGTTCGTCCATCGTACCGGCCATTCGATCGGTGAAGAAGTTCATGGCAACGGAGCCAATATCGACAGTTTGGAGACGCGGGACAGCCGCCGCCTGATGCCGAGAACTTGCTTTTCTATTGAACCAGGAATTTATTTACCGGGCGAGTTTGGGATCAGAAGCGAACTGGACGTGTACCTGACTGAGCGGGAAGCGTTGGTGTTCGGTTTGCCTCTACAGAACGAAATCGTCCCGCTCTTCTAG
- a CDS encoding tautomerase family protein, with protein MPLWKVYHPVGAFTAEDKKALARRVTEVYAMVPIPNFYVVFIYEEIAKDSCFVGGEPHNKFVRFKVDHIARTLPGQVLREWWIRTLDAVIAPYVKDRGYDWEISVDETPFDLWSLQGEIPPPFESVAEKRWVKENRASPYTLAEKIPVNLILAPGVADR; from the coding sequence ATGCCGTTATGGAAAGTTTATCATCCCGTCGGGGCATTCACTGCAGAAGACAAAAAAGCGTTAGCCAGGCGGGTGACTGAAGTGTATGCGATGGTTCCGATCCCAAACTTTTATGTCGTGTTCATTTACGAGGAGATCGCCAAGGACTCCTGTTTTGTCGGTGGCGAACCGCATAACAAATTTGTCCGCTTCAAGGTCGACCATATTGCGAGGACATTGCCTGGTCAGGTCCTCAGAGAATGGTGGATCAGGACGCTTGACGCAGTTATCGCTCCCTACGTCAAGGACAGGGGATATGATTGGGAAATTTCCGTTGACGAGACACCGTTCGATCTGTGGTCTCTTCAAGGGGAAATTCCTCCTCCCTTTGAGTCTGTGGCTGAGAAGCGGTGGGTGAAGGAAAATCGGGCGAGTCCCTATACCCTGGCGGAAAAGATTCCTGTCAATCTCATCCTAGCTCCCGGAGTAGCGGACCGTTAG
- a CDS encoding gamma-glutamyl-gamma-aminobutyrate hydrolase family protein, protein MKPIIGVTPDFNAGDRKEWGGREPTYFLRARYIRAIEELGGVPLVLPLHADRTTRRHILHNLDGLLITGSGPDLPPSLYGERQRFPFTIVSERRASFELDIVRLAKQADLPLLGICGGMQTMNVACGGSLIQDIPAQISKPLQHRQQTPATNLSHTIRVAPGSLLRRIVRSASMRVNSSHHQSVNVVAPSLIASAQASDGIVEAIESPAHRFFLGIQWHPEFLFDRYPLHRRLFEAFLRAARASDRGA, encoded by the coding sequence ATGAAACCGATCATCGGTGTCACACCAGACTTCAACGCCGGTGATCGAAAGGAATGGGGTGGGCGCGAGCCCACCTACTTTCTGCGCGCGCGCTACATCCGTGCCATCGAAGAGCTTGGGGGGGTCCCACTAGTCCTCCCACTCCATGCTGATCGGACCACGAGGCGGCATATTCTCCACAACCTCGATGGACTCCTTATCACCGGAAGCGGACCGGATCTTCCACCGTCATTGTATGGCGAGCGACAGCGGTTTCCATTCACAATCGTGAGCGAGCGTCGTGCGAGTTTTGAGCTGGATATCGTTCGTCTGGCCAAACAAGCTGATCTCCCGCTGCTCGGCATCTGCGGCGGCATGCAGACCATGAATGTCGCCTGCGGCGGCAGTTTGATTCAAGATATCCCAGCTCAAATCTCAAAACCGCTCCAACACAGGCAACAGACTCCTGCGACGAATCTCAGTCATACCATCCGAGTTGCGCCAGGTAGTCTGCTTCGTCGCATCGTACGATCGGCGTCGATGCGGGTGAATAGCTCGCACCATCAATCGGTCAATGTTGTGGCGCCCTCATTGATCGCCAGTGCCCAGGCCTCCGATGGTATTGTGGAGGCGATCGAATCTCCCGCCCACCGTTTCTTTCTCGGCATCCAGTGGCACCCGGAATTTCTCTTTGACCGGTACCCCCTCCACCGGCGGTTGTTTGAGGCCTTTCTGCGCGCCGCCCGCGCCTCAGACCGTGGCGCATGA
- a CDS encoding HAMP domain-containing protein: MPLRVRLTLWYGTALALILIIFSTVLYLVTARSLRDAVDESLRETAVAAVRSLEERGFLPLVNEDELMSQFPELARIDKFFQIFSPSGTITIRSPNVKQHEMPLSPKALEVALSGRTLLEFARYPKEPPLRLISVPIIFRGSLLYIIQVGTSMDSVEETLNRLLLVLLVSMPIVVAVSLAGGWFMAGRALRPVDAITLAAQRIAGGDLTQRLTVPASADEIGRLTKTFNDMIDRLETSFRQIRQFSSDASHELRTPLTVMKGETELVLRRPRETHDYKVVLESNLEEIDRMTRIVDELLFLSRADMGEVKMDSLPVSLDTLIEDLHRQASLLGHERDIQVVLKTTAPAVVLGDELRLRELFLNLLDNAVKYSYPSGIVDVALTIEQTQARVTVTDRGIGIVQEEQSRIFDRFYRTDNARTHTKKGTGLGLAICAWIVESHRGQLKVQSKVGEGSTFTVILPLAPTPASAKRVLKSS; the protein is encoded by the coding sequence ATGCCGCTTCGTGTCCGGCTCACTCTTTGGTACGGCACAGCCCTCGCGCTCATCCTCATTATCTTTTCAACGGTCCTGTATCTTGTCACCGCTCGAAGCCTTCGCGACGCGGTCGATGAATCGCTGCGAGAAACTGCCGTCGCGGCTGTTCGATCGCTCGAAGAACGTGGGTTTCTCCCTCTCGTTAACGAAGACGAGCTCATGTCACAGTTCCCCGAACTGGCGCGCATCGATAAGTTCTTCCAGATTTTCAGCCCGTCCGGCACCATCACCATCCGTTCGCCGAATGTCAAGCAACATGAGATGCCCCTGAGTCCCAAGGCCTTGGAAGTCGCCTTGTCAGGCCGCACACTTCTCGAATTCGCTCGATACCCCAAGGAACCGCCATTACGCCTCATTTCGGTTCCCATCATCTTCCGGGGCAGCCTGCTCTATATCATCCAAGTCGGCACGTCGATGGATTCCGTCGAAGAGACCCTGAACCGCCTCCTGCTCGTGCTGCTCGTCAGCATGCCTATCGTGGTGGCTGTGTCGCTGGCCGGCGGCTGGTTCATGGCAGGCCGAGCCCTCCGCCCGGTCGATGCCATTACGCTGGCTGCCCAACGCATTGCCGGTGGAGATCTTACACAACGACTGACTGTCCCTGCCTCGGCAGATGAAATCGGCCGCCTGACCAAGACATTTAACGACATGATCGACCGTCTCGAAACGTCCTTTCGACAGATCCGCCAGTTCAGCAGCGACGCTTCGCACGAACTGCGCACTCCATTGACCGTGATGAAGGGAGAAACTGAGCTTGTGCTTCGTCGCCCTCGGGAGACCCACGACTACAAAGTCGTACTGGAAAGTAATCTGGAAGAGATCGACCGGATGACTCGCATCGTGGACGAATTACTCTTTCTTTCCAGGGCAGACATGGGCGAGGTAAAGATGGACAGCCTACCGGTCTCGCTGGACACACTCATCGAAGACCTTCACCGGCAGGCTTCGCTGTTGGGGCATGAACGGGATATCCAGGTTGTGCTCAAAACCACGGCGCCGGCAGTGGTATTGGGAGATGAACTTCGCTTGCGGGAATTATTCTTGAATCTCCTCGATAACGCGGTTAAATATTCTTATCCCAGTGGCATCGTCGACGTCGCGCTCACGATAGAGCAGACTCAGGCACGGGTGACCGTGACTGATCGCGGGATTGGGATCGTGCAAGAAGAGCAGTCCCGGATCTTCGATCGCTTTTACCGCACCGATAATGCACGAACCCATACGAAGAAGGGCACAGGCCTTGGATTGGCCATCTGCGCCTGGATTGTTGAATCCCACCGCGGGCAGCTCAAAGTCCAGAGCAAGGTCGGCGAAGGTTCGACCTTTACGGTGATACTGCCTCTGGCCCCCACCCCCGCATCGGCTAAGCGAGTACTAAAGTCCTCCTGA
- the purU gene encoding formyltetrahydrofolate deformylase, giving the protein MAHRKESVVLLIHCKDRRGIVARVSGFIHDFGGNILDSDHHTDEETNEFLMRMEFAAEGLQIPPDEIGAAFAPVAKTFEMGYEVRPSSCRTRTALFVSKQDHCLADLLQRHKRDELHIDIPVIISNHDTCAGWAELFNIPFSVCPVTKETKPQQEQQVLSLLKEHRIELVVMARYMQILSGTFLSQIGCPVINIHHSFLPAFIGANPYRQAYDRGVKIIGATAHYATEDLDEGPIIEQDVMRVGHRDTVDDLVRKGRDLEEIVLARAVRRHVERRVLVYGRKTVVFD; this is encoded by the coding sequence ATGGCACATCGAAAAGAATCCGTTGTTCTTCTGATCCATTGTAAGGACCGCAGGGGGATTGTGGCCCGCGTCTCGGGTTTCATTCACGACTTCGGCGGGAACATTCTCGACTCGGATCATCATACCGATGAAGAGACGAACGAGTTTCTCATGCGCATGGAGTTTGCCGCCGAGGGCCTGCAGATTCCCCCCGATGAGATTGGCGCCGCCTTCGCTCCGGTTGCGAAGACGTTCGAGATGGGCTATGAAGTTCGTCCATCAAGCTGCAGAACGAGAACCGCGCTATTCGTTTCGAAACAGGATCATTGCCTGGCAGATCTGCTCCAACGACACAAAAGAGACGAGTTGCACATCGACATCCCCGTGATTATTTCCAATCACGATACCTGCGCCGGCTGGGCCGAGCTGTTCAATATTCCATTTTCCGTCTGTCCCGTAACCAAGGAAACCAAGCCGCAGCAGGAACAGCAAGTCCTCTCCCTACTGAAAGAGCATCGGATCGAACTCGTGGTCATGGCCCGGTACATGCAGATCCTTAGCGGCACCTTCCTTTCACAGATCGGCTGCCCAGTCATTAATATCCACCATTCCTTCCTGCCTGCTTTCATCGGTGCCAATCCCTATCGGCAGGCCTATGACCGGGGTGTGAAAATCATCGGGGCCACGGCGCACTATGCCACGGAGGATCTGGATGAAGGCCCTATTATTGAGCAGGACGTCATGCGCGTGGGTCACAGGGATACCGTCGATGACCTGGTGAGGAAGGGACGGGACCTAGAAGAGATTGTCCTGGCCCGGGCTGTGCGTCGCCATGTCGAACGGCGGGTGCTGGTGTATGGAAGAAAAACCGTGGTCTTTGATTAG
- a CDS encoding amino acid permease produces MIRRLFRTKSIEQILADADHPDHRLKKTLTAWDLTALGIGAIIGTGIFVLIGTAIVGDANRPGAGPGIILSFVLSGLTCALAALCYAEFSTMIPAAGSAYTYSYATLGEFLAWITGWNLILEYGVACVAVAIGWSGYFNKLLGLAGVELPHWATHPPGGPDGGVANFPAAIIVLLVTIILVIGIKESARATGIIVCLKLAVILFFIAVGTPAVNTDNWTPFMPQGFAGVGAAAAIVFFAYIGFDAISTTAEEAKNPQRDLPIGIIASLGICTVLYIAVAAVLTGLVPVAQIDIYAPVADALSKVGFKWGAAMVAIGAVAGITSVLVVMMLGQIRVFFAMSRDHLLSPWLSTVHPCYGTPHYATILTGIGVAILAALIPIGDAADMTNIGTLFAFVLVCIGVVVLRYTKPNQPRPFRLPFMPVVPTLGLLACLGLMSFLPWVTWIRFAVWTAIGIVVYFGYGMKHSKLVAPSSEEDLSKRSR; encoded by the coding sequence GTGATCCGCCGACTCTTCAGAACCAAATCCATTGAACAAATCCTTGCGGACGCAGATCATCCGGATCATCGTTTGAAGAAGACCCTTACGGCCTGGGATCTGACCGCACTCGGCATCGGTGCGATCATCGGTACCGGTATTTTCGTCCTGATCGGCACCGCCATCGTCGGCGATGCCAATCGACCAGGGGCAGGGCCTGGCATCATTCTCTCCTTTGTGCTCTCCGGTTTGACCTGTGCCTTGGCGGCACTCTGTTACGCAGAGTTTTCCACCATGATTCCTGCCGCCGGCTCCGCCTATACCTACTCGTATGCCACGTTGGGAGAATTTCTGGCTTGGATCACCGGTTGGAACTTGATTCTTGAATATGGCGTGGCCTGCGTGGCTGTGGCCATCGGGTGGTCCGGCTATTTCAACAAGCTGCTCGGGTTGGCTGGGGTCGAGTTGCCCCACTGGGCCACGCATCCACCGGGAGGACCAGACGGAGGTGTGGCAAACTTTCCCGCCGCCATTATCGTGTTACTCGTCACCATCATCCTCGTCATCGGGATTAAGGAAAGCGCCCGTGCAACCGGCATTATTGTGTGTTTGAAGCTCGCGGTTATTCTCTTCTTCATCGCCGTAGGAACGCCAGCCGTGAATACCGACAACTGGACGCCCTTTATGCCGCAGGGATTTGCCGGTGTCGGTGCCGCGGCGGCGATTGTGTTCTTCGCCTACATCGGATTTGACGCCATCTCGACGACCGCCGAGGAGGCCAAGAACCCTCAGCGGGACCTGCCGATCGGGATCATTGCCTCACTGGGCATCTGCACTGTGCTGTACATTGCCGTGGCTGCGGTCTTGACCGGCTTGGTGCCCGTTGCACAGATCGACATCTATGCACCAGTGGCCGATGCACTGAGCAAGGTGGGCTTCAAGTGGGGAGCAGCGATGGTGGCGATCGGGGCTGTCGCCGGCATTACCAGCGTGCTCGTCGTGATGATGCTGGGTCAGATTCGAGTATTCTTTGCCATGTCGCGCGACCACCTTTTGAGCCCCTGGCTGTCAACCGTGCATCCGTGCTATGGCACGCCTCACTATGCCACCATTCTCACCGGCATCGGGGTCGCGATACTCGCTGCCCTTATTCCCATTGGTGATGCGGCTGACATGACGAACATCGGCACCCTCTTTGCTTTTGTTCTGGTCTGTATCGGTGTCGTAGTGTTGCGCTATACAAAACCCAACCAGCCGCGTCCATTCCGGCTTCCCTTTATGCCTGTTGTCCCCACTCTGGGCCTGCTAGCCTGCCTCGGCTTAATGAGTTTTCTTCCTTGGGTGACCTGGATTCGATTTGCCGTCTGGACTGCCATTGGCATTGTGGTCTATTTTGGTTACGGTATGAAGCACAGCAAACTAGTCGCCCCCTCCTCTGAAGAGGATCTTTCCAAACGTTCGCGATAG
- a CDS encoding alcohol dehydrogenase catalytic domain-containing protein, translating to MRTMKAVEVRQPGGPLQLVERDVPSPAMGHVLIKVQACGICHSDVFTKEGLWPGIQYPRVPGHEVAGIIDAVGSGVGEWKLGQRVGVGWHGGHCGRCEPCRRGDFILCHHALVPGISYDGGYATHMVAPVEALARVPDDLSNVEAAPLLCAGITTFNALRNSGARPGDVVAILGVGGLGHLGVQFATKMGFATVAIARGKDKEALAKKLGARHYIDSSAQNVAEALTAIGGAKVILATVMSGKAMSAAIGGLAIDGKLIMVGISEEPVEVPIVKFIVGRHSVQGWPCGTAADSQETLAFSVQASIRPMVEEFPLERAAEAYDRMMSGEARFRVVLKIN from the coding sequence ATGAGAACGATGAAAGCAGTTGAAGTACGGCAACCCGGAGGACCTCTGCAACTCGTGGAACGGGACGTACCCAGTCCCGCAATGGGGCATGTTCTGATTAAGGTGCAGGCCTGCGGGATCTGTCATAGCGATGTTTTTACCAAGGAGGGTCTGTGGCCTGGGATCCAGTATCCTCGTGTGCCTGGTCATGAAGTTGCCGGGATCATCGATGCGGTAGGTTCTGGCGTGGGTGAGTGGAAATTGGGCCAACGGGTCGGTGTGGGATGGCACGGAGGACATTGTGGCCGCTGCGAACCGTGCCGCCGAGGCGATTTTATCCTCTGCCACCATGCACTAGTGCCAGGAATTAGCTATGACGGAGGCTACGCCACGCATATGGTTGCTCCCGTAGAAGCTTTGGCGCGGGTACCGGACGATCTATCCAACGTTGAGGCTGCCCCCCTGCTATGCGCGGGCATTACCACCTTCAACGCGCTTCGCAACAGTGGTGCGCGGCCCGGCGATGTGGTTGCCATCCTCGGTGTCGGCGGGCTTGGTCATTTGGGTGTGCAATTCGCGACCAAGATGGGCTTCGCGACGGTAGCGATCGCCAGGGGGAAAGACAAAGAGGCGTTGGCAAAGAAATTGGGCGCCCGCCACTACATCGATAGCAGCGCACAGAATGTGGCCGAGGCGCTCACGGCTATCGGCGGAGCGAAGGTGATTCTAGCGACCGTCATGAGCGGCAAGGCAATGAGTGCTGCTATCGGTGGTCTAGCCATCGATGGGAAACTGATCATGGTCGGTATCTCGGAGGAGCCTGTTGAGGTGCCCATCGTCAAGTTCATTGTGGGGCGACATTCAGTTCAGGGCTGGCCCTGCGGGACCGCAGCGGACTCGCAGGAGACATTGGCCTTCAGCGTCCAAGCGAGCATACGACCGATGGTCGAGGAGTTTCCGCTCGAACGCGCGGCTGAAGCCTACGATCGCATGATGAGCGGAGAAGCACGGTTTAGGGTGGTGTTAAAGATCAACTAA
- a CDS encoding helix-turn-helix transcriptional regulator has protein sequence MTFKRSSCPITNVLDTLGDKWTLLVIRDLVLGKRRYQEFTSSPERIASNILANRLKKLESEGLITRRAYQRNPERYEYFLTEKGEGLKPVLEAILVWGQKHFPGTKRFPRVEQR, from the coding sequence ATGACATTTAAGCGATCATCTTGTCCGATCACGAATGTATTGGATACTCTCGGGGATAAATGGACACTGTTGGTCATTCGCGATCTGGTCTTGGGCAAGAGACGCTATCAGGAGTTCACATCCTCTCCGGAAAGAATCGCGTCAAACATCCTTGCCAATAGACTTAAAAAACTGGAGAGCGAAGGCCTGATCACCCGGCGGGCCTACCAACGGAATCCTGAACGCTATGAATATTTTCTTACAGAGAAGGGCGAGGGCTTAAAACCTGTATTGGAGGCGATCCTCGTATGGGGGCAAAAACATTTTCCAGGCACCAAGAGATTCCCTCGCGTCGAGCAACGTTAG
- a CDS encoding response regulator transcription factor: protein MRILVIEDETKVGCFIKRALEEESYAVDLCEDGAKGLQMALITNYDLLIVDLMLPSLPGLDILKGVRQARIQTPILILTAQSQVDQRVKGLDAGADDYLTKPFAIDELLARIRALLRRGATESPGVLQIDDLALNPATREVTRGGQRIDLTLKEYALLEYLMRHTGRVLTRPMISEHVWNQDFDTFTNVIDVYVNYLRNKIDRGRSKKLIHTIRGSGYMLKAD from the coding sequence ATGCGTATTCTGGTTATTGAAGACGAAACCAAGGTCGGCTGTTTCATCAAGCGTGCGCTTGAGGAGGAGAGCTACGCCGTGGACCTGTGCGAAGACGGTGCAAAGGGTCTCCAGATGGCGCTCATCACCAATTACGATTTACTGATTGTCGACTTGATGTTGCCGTCCTTGCCTGGGTTGGACATTCTGAAGGGTGTCCGCCAGGCGAGGATCCAAACCCCGATCCTGATTCTGACTGCTCAATCGCAAGTCGACCAGCGCGTCAAGGGCCTCGACGCGGGAGCGGACGATTACCTCACCAAGCCGTTCGCTATCGACGAGCTGCTCGCCCGAATCCGTGCCTTGCTCCGCCGCGGCGCCACCGAAAGCCCAGGTGTGCTCCAGATCGACGATCTGGCGTTAAACCCGGCCACACGCGAAGTGACCAGAGGCGGCCAGCGGATCGACCTCACCTTGAAGGAATATGCCCTGCTCGAATATCTTATGCGCCATACGGGACGCGTGTTGACCCGCCCCATGATTTCGGAACATGTGTGGAACCAGGACTTCGACACATTTACCAACGTCATTGATGTCTATGTCAATTATCTCCGCAACAAGATCGACCGGGGGCGTTCCAAGAAGCTGATTCACACCATTCGCGGAAGCGGATATATGCTGAAGGCTGACTGA